One Molothrus aeneus isolate 106 chromosome 6, BPBGC_Maene_1.0, whole genome shotgun sequence genomic window carries:
- the LOC136558281 gene encoding photoreceptor outer segment membrane glycoprotein 2 has translation MAVLKVKFTKTKRDKLAQILWILNWVSVVSGIILFSLGLFLKIEIKKRNEVMAKGDINSVPNMLISVGVIACIINFLGGKICYDCSDANKFSRWKLVMLPYIVCTFCFTFCILVGALMCYTMRNELEESLYLGLRDAIKFYKDTDIPGRCFLKKTVDLLQIGFRCCGNNGFRDWFEIQWVSPRYLNMASKEVLDRLKSNVDGKFLVDGVPFSCCNPSSPRPCIQYQLTNNSAHYNYDFLTEELNIWMKGCRQALLDYYTGIMRSIGITALLIWLFELSVLIGVRYLQTAMKNVLLLGDLEGESDGWLLENSFVETAKYNINIIKNLGKANQISTVSGMNDPNINVQNTDCDKTNITTKSIPAAR, from the exons ATGGCTGTCCTCAAAGTCAAATTCACCAAAACCAAGAGGGACAAATTGGCTCAGATCTTATGGATCCTCAACTGGGTTTCTGTAGTGAGTGGGATCATTCTCTTCAGTCTTGGCCTCTTTCTGAAAATAGAGATCAAGAAGCGCAATGAAGTGATGGCAAAAGGGGACATTAACTCTGTCCCCAACATGCTGATCTCTGTAGGTGTCATAGCATGTATCATCAACTTTCTGGGTGGCAAAATCTGCTATGACTGCTCAGATGCAAACAAGTTCTCTCGCTGGAAACTAGTAATGCTGCCATACATCGTATGTACCTTCTGTTTTACCTTCTGCATCCTGGTGGGTGCTCTCATGTGCTATACCATGAGGAACGAGCTGGAAGAGTCTCTCTATCTGGGACTGAGGGATGCCATTAAGTTCTATAAAGACACAGATATACCTGGGCGATgtttcttaaagaaaacagtGGATTTGTTACAAATTGGATTCCGTTGCTGTGGAAACAATGGCTTTAGAGACTGGTTTGAAATTCAGTGGGTATCTCCTCGGTATCTGAATATGGCTTCCAAGGAGGTTCTGGA TCGTCTGAAGAGCAACGTCGATGGGAAGTTCTTGGTGGATGGAGtccccttcagctgctgcaatCCCAGCTCCCCACGGCCCTGCATCCAGTACCAGCTGACAAACAACAGTGCTCACTACAACTACGATTTCCTCACAGAGGAGCTCAATATCTGGATGAAGGGGTGCAGACAGGCCCTGCTGGATTACTACACTGGTATCATGAGATCCATCGGCATTACAGCATTGCTTATTTGGTTGTTCGAG CTCTCTGTACTCATTGGTGTCCGGTACCTACAGACAGCCATGAAGAATGTCCTTCTGCTAGGAGATCTGGAGGGTGAATCAGATGGTTGGTTACTAGAAAATAGTTTTGTGGAAACCGCCAAATACAACATCAACATCATTAAGAATCTCGGCAAAGCCAACCAGATCTCCACTGTCTCAGGCATGAACGACCCCAACATTAATGTTCAAAACACAGACTGTGACAAAACTAATATTACAACAAAATCTATCCCTGCAGCTAGGTAG